One Carassius carassius chromosome 20, fCarCar2.1, whole genome shotgun sequence DNA segment encodes these proteins:
- the asip2b gene encoding agouti-signaling protein 2b → MTAASMKRFVLFACLFFTVVQSITCEANRIDARKKHENDVAHHSSATTTGAWNQEKPKRLFARTRYLSQQRHHVVRPKPRPEAVSPAQTPARRCAGLMESCSPLTPCCDPCASCHCRLFNTICHCWRLGHLCPKKT, encoded by the exons ATGACGGCGGCGTCGATGAAAAGATTTGTGCTGTTCGCCTGCTTGTTCTTCACAGTCGTTCAGTCCATCACATGCGAGGCGAACAGGATAGATGCGCGCAAGAAGCACGAAAACGACGTGGCGCACCACAGCTCTGCCACAACAACAG GAGCATGGAATCAGGAGAAGCCAAAGAGACTCTTTGCCAGGACTCGGTATCTGTCTCAGCAGAGACATCATGTGGTG AGACCTAAACCCAGGCCTGAGGCGGTTTCTCCAGCCCAGACTCCAGCACGGCGCTGCGCCGGTCTGATGGAGAGCTGCTCCCCGCTCACTCCCTGCTGTGACCCATGTGCTTCCTGCCACTGCAGGCTCTTCAACACCATCTGCCACTGCTGGAGACTCGGACACCTCTGCCCCAAGAAGACCTAA